A region of Legionella donaldsonii DNA encodes the following proteins:
- a CDS encoding dienelactone hydrolase family protein has translation MHTSNYLYHHGEQELHGFLAYDDENDQPRPAVLVAHDWSGRNEFACEKAQMLVEMGYLGFALDMYGHGRVGASTHEKMGLMQPLANDRRLLRERIRAAYDALIAMPEVDINRIAVIGFCFGGMCALDLARSGAELKGVVSFHGLLNKPEEKLASHPIHAKILALHGYDDPMVRPEQVDEFCQEMTEAKVDWQVHMYGHTQHAFTNPHAHDTQLGTIYNAKAERRALQAMANFLQEIFV, from the coding sequence ATGCATACATCAAATTATCTTTACCATCATGGTGAACAGGAGTTACATGGTTTTCTTGCTTATGATGATGAAAATGATCAACCGCGGCCGGCAGTTTTAGTCGCTCATGATTGGAGCGGGCGTAATGAATTTGCCTGTGAAAAAGCTCAAATGCTTGTTGAGATGGGATATCTTGGTTTTGCTTTGGACATGTACGGACATGGGCGCGTAGGAGCCAGTACTCATGAAAAAATGGGACTCATGCAACCTCTAGCCAATGATCGTCGATTACTTCGCGAACGTATTCGTGCTGCTTATGATGCATTAATCGCCATGCCCGAGGTAGATATTAACCGTATAGCGGTAATAGGATTCTGTTTTGGCGGTATGTGTGCCTTGGATTTAGCCCGCAGTGGGGCTGAATTAAAAGGGGTAGTTAGCTTTCATGGTTTATTAAATAAGCCGGAAGAAAAGCTGGCTAGTCATCCTATCCACGCTAAAATTCTGGCTCTGCACGGCTATGACGATCCGATGGTTCGGCCTGAGCAAGTCGATGAGTTCTGTCAGGAGATGACAGAGGCCAAAGTCGATTGGCAAGTGCATATGTATGGCCATACCCAACACGCTTTTACTAATCCACATGCACATGATACGCAATTAGGTACAATTTATAATGCTAAAGCAGAACGCCGTGCTCTCCAGGCGATGGCTAATTTTTTACAGGAAATCTTTGTTTAA
- a CDS encoding alpha/beta hydrolase has product MLANTLTEFRDYIHAQLCYQLFITPIHLPVEKPYRDFARRACEFFVEKRTEVIDCIYPRHHVLHHFAPHDRSTAKKVLITHGWMSRAAYMVRLIRALHQQGFDVYALDFPAHGEAKGMQLPWTDAVLLLNHILNNFGPFYGLVGHSFGGSMLLNTLNLASQLPGWQLDAEPERVVLLASPTRMRTPVGKLARRFKLSGRGLLLLREVFRQHAITDLRKLDFRHYINHAQTPFLCIHGDKDDSILPSESIIFCQQYPHASLALLPGADHVSVLIDERVEKTVCQFLT; this is encoded by the coding sequence ATGCTTGCGAATACATTGACAGAGTTTAGAGACTATATTCACGCCCAACTATGTTATCAATTATTCATTACCCCTATTCATCTGCCTGTTGAAAAACCCTATCGCGATTTTGCACGGCGCGCTTGTGAGTTTTTCGTGGAAAAACGCACTGAGGTCATTGACTGTATTTATCCACGTCATCATGTCCTTCATCATTTTGCCCCCCATGATCGCTCAACCGCTAAAAAAGTACTCATTACCCATGGTTGGATGTCGCGGGCAGCGTACATGGTTCGCTTGATACGTGCTCTCCATCAACAAGGTTTTGATGTGTATGCTCTGGATTTTCCAGCGCACGGCGAAGCAAAGGGAATGCAATTACCGTGGACAGATGCTGTTTTATTGCTGAACCATATACTGAATAATTTTGGTCCATTCTATGGCCTGGTAGGCCACTCTTTTGGTGGATCCATGCTATTGAATACTTTAAATCTTGCAAGCCAGCTACCCGGGTGGCAACTGGATGCAGAACCAGAACGGGTAGTCCTTTTAGCTTCACCAACCCGCATGCGCACACCGGTGGGTAAACTAGCCAGACGCTTTAAATTAAGTGGCCGTGGTCTTCTTCTCTTGCGCGAAGTTTTTCGTCAACATGCTATAACTGATTTGAGAAAACTTGATTTTCGTCATTATATCAATCATGCCCAAACCCCCTTCCTCTGTATTCATGGCGACAAAGATGACTCGATTCTACCTAGTGAATCAATCATTTTCTGCCAACAATATCCTCACGCTTCACTGGCTTTATTGCCGGGAGCAGATCATGTTAGCGTATTAATAGATGAGCGGGTAGAAAAGACAGTCTGTCAATTCCTCACTTAA
- a CDS encoding ABC transporter permease, whose amino-acid sequence MKGEAISRLLAVMAKEFIQMARDRATFAMIIGIPLIQLILFGFAINTNPRNLPTAIVNPDYSNFGRRILVAMQDSTYFHFIKPVSTEEEARALLKRGEVQFVVNFPPNFSHDLVKGVKPTLLLEADATDPAATSRAVSVFSDLASLVFKEELVGPLNHLAAGSPPYDPIVHAIYNPLAITAYNIVPGLLGVVLTMTMVIITALVITREFERGTMENLLATPLKPMEVMVGKIVPYIIVGYLQVLLILFMAKFLFNVPMQGSIALLLILCLPFIAANLAVGLTFSTLATNQLQAVQGAVFFFLPSILLSGFMFPFRGMPDWAQWLGNILPLTHFLVIVRGILLKGNGFWEVWREIIPIITFMAVVMIIGFKRYRKTLD is encoded by the coding sequence TTGAAAGGAGAGGCAATTTCTCGTCTGCTTGCTGTCATGGCAAAAGAATTTATTCAAATGGCTCGTGATCGAGCAACCTTTGCAATGATTATTGGCATCCCCTTAATACAATTAATCTTGTTTGGTTTTGCGATTAACACGAATCCGCGTAATTTACCAACCGCCATTGTTAATCCTGATTATAGTAATTTTGGCCGTAGAATCCTGGTTGCCATGCAGGATTCAACTTATTTTCACTTTATAAAGCCTGTATCAACAGAGGAAGAGGCACGCGCTTTGTTGAAAAGAGGGGAAGTACAATTTGTAGTTAATTTTCCACCTAATTTTTCCCATGATTTGGTTAAAGGAGTCAAGCCAACTTTATTATTGGAAGCAGATGCTACTGATCCTGCGGCAACCAGTCGCGCAGTTTCAGTATTTAGTGATCTGGCTTCTTTGGTTTTTAAAGAGGAGCTTGTTGGGCCTTTAAATCACTTGGCTGCTGGTTCTCCGCCATACGACCCTATAGTCCATGCCATTTACAACCCATTGGCGATTACTGCCTATAATATAGTACCTGGCCTGTTAGGTGTGGTGCTGACAATGACGATGGTAATTATTACCGCATTAGTTATTACGCGGGAATTTGAGCGTGGAACGATGGAGAATTTGTTAGCGACGCCTCTTAAGCCGATGGAGGTTATGGTTGGGAAAATTGTTCCCTATATTATCGTAGGGTATTTACAAGTATTGCTTATTTTATTCATGGCTAAATTTTTGTTTAATGTCCCTATGCAAGGCAGTATCGCACTATTATTAATTCTCTGTTTGCCATTTATTGCGGCAAATCTGGCGGTAGGGTTAACCTTTTCCACGTTGGCTACTAATCAGTTACAAGCCGTGCAAGGCGCGGTGTTTTTCTTTTTGCCTTCTATTTTATTATCAGGGTTTATGTTTCCATTCCGTGGTATGCCGGATTGGGCTCAGTGGCTAGGTAATATTTTACCTTTAACCCATTTTTTAGTGATAGTCCGTGGGATTTTACTCAAGGGCAATGGATTCTGGGAAGTATGGCGGGAAATTATCCCCATTATCACTTTTATGGCAGTGGTCATGATAATTGGTTTTAAACGTTATCGAAAAACACTGGATTAA
- a CDS encoding ABC transporter ATP-binding protein — protein sequence MKKAIIDVVDLRKSFDDKIVVHDISMFVAQGEVFGFLGPNGSGKTTTIRMLCGLLTPDGGRGTCLGYDILTESEKIKKQVGYMTQRFSFYTDLSIEENLNFIARVYNLDRRKERVEQALEDLGLVDRRRQLTGQLSGGWKQRVALAACLLHEPQLLLLDEPTAGVDPIARREFWDKIHNLSEKGITTLVSTHYMDEAERCTRLAYLAYGNLLVTGTVKEVIASTHLNTWQITGDVTTNLLQEAKMMDGVTLAALFGNQLHICGYEREKIEAGLNKLAEEKSVTWQAIETTLEDAFISLVKKSAGEFS from the coding sequence ATGAAAAAAGCCATTATTGATGTCGTTGATTTACGTAAATCCTTTGACGATAAAATAGTTGTCCATGACATTAGTATGTTTGTAGCACAGGGTGAAGTCTTTGGCTTTCTAGGACCCAATGGCAGTGGAAAAACAACGACAATCCGGATGTTATGCGGGTTATTAACGCCAGACGGAGGTCGGGGCACTTGTTTAGGATACGATATTCTTACTGAATCAGAAAAAATTAAAAAACAAGTGGGTTATATGACGCAGAGATTTAGTTTTTATACCGATTTAAGTATTGAGGAAAATTTAAATTTTATTGCCCGCGTTTATAATCTTGATAGAAGGAAGGAGCGTGTGGAACAGGCGCTGGAGGATCTGGGCTTGGTCGATCGACGTCGGCAATTAACTGGACAATTATCAGGCGGATGGAAGCAACGCGTCGCATTAGCTGCTTGTTTGTTACATGAGCCTCAATTATTGCTGCTGGATGAACCTACAGCAGGTGTCGATCCAATAGCACGCCGCGAATTTTGGGATAAAATACATAATTTGAGTGAAAAAGGCATTACGACGTTGGTATCTACCCATTATATGGATGAAGCAGAGCGCTGCACTCGCCTTGCTTATTTGGCTTATGGAAATTTATTGGTAACTGGCACGGTCAAGGAAGTCATTGCTAGTACCCACTTAAATACTTGGCAAATAACAGGTGATGTGACTACCAATTTGCTGCAAGAAGCAAAAATGATGGACGGAGTGACGCTGGCTGCATTATTTGGTAACCAGCTTCATATTTGTGGTTATGAGCGAGAGAAAATAGAAGCAGGCTTGAATAAATTGGCGGAAGAGAAGTCTGTAACCTGGCAAGCTATTGAAACGACTTTGGAAGATGCTTTTATCAGTCTGGTTAAGAAATCAGCGGGAGAGTTTAGTTGA
- a CDS encoding HlyD family secretion protein, translating to MKIKFLFIALLILMAVNCGQQKERSYQGYVEGENVYLASPNSGKLMRLYVHRGDQVKKGQLLFSLDADPQILVVKQNEADLLQAQKLLNDLMQPRRSPEIAAIQAQIEQTDAQLKLAEIRVQRTQQLYAKQAIDKDSVDEAVALYKEQKQLKAQYESNLQLAKLGSRDEQINAQQAQVISLTAKLAEAKWQLEQKTVYAPRDGFIFDTYYREGEFVGNEQAVLSLLPPENVRIEFFVPVQTLTRLRRGQEITFLCEGCIKTSQATINYISPEAQFIPPLVYSRDNSDKLVFRIKAKLKYPSEFKPGQPVSVFLP from the coding sequence ATGAAAATAAAATTTCTCTTCATCGCCTTGTTAATCTTAATGGCTGTAAACTGTGGGCAACAAAAAGAGCGCAGTTATCAGGGCTATGTTGAAGGGGAAAATGTCTATCTTGCTTCCCCTAACTCAGGGAAATTGATGAGATTGTATGTTCACCGCGGCGATCAGGTTAAAAAAGGCCAATTATTATTTTCGTTGGATGCCGACCCGCAAATATTAGTAGTCAAACAAAATGAAGCTGATTTATTACAAGCTCAAAAATTATTGAATGATTTAATGCAGCCAAGGCGCTCACCTGAAATTGCTGCGATCCAGGCCCAAATTGAGCAAACCGATGCACAATTGAAGCTTGCAGAAATTCGTGTACAACGTACCCAACAACTCTATGCAAAACAAGCTATCGATAAAGATTCGGTTGATGAAGCGGTCGCTTTGTATAAAGAGCAAAAACAGCTTAAAGCACAATATGAATCTAATTTACAATTAGCAAAACTGGGTAGCCGCGATGAACAAATCAATGCACAACAGGCACAGGTTATTTCTTTAACTGCAAAACTTGCAGAAGCTAAATGGCAATTGGAGCAAAAAACTGTTTATGCGCCAAGGGATGGCTTTATTTTTGATACCTATTACCGGGAAGGGGAGTTTGTAGGCAATGAGCAAGCAGTGCTCTCTCTCTTGCCACCCGAAAATGTCCGGATTGAGTTTTTTGTACCGGTACAGACTCTGACTCGATTGCGGCGTGGACAAGAGATTACATTTCTCTGTGAGGGTTGCATAAAAACAAGCCAGGCGACCATCAATTATATTTCTCCTGAAGCGCAATTCATCCCCCCTCTTGTCTATAGTCGCGACAACAGTGATAAATTGGTTTTTCGCATCAAGGCGAAACTTAAGTACCCTAGTGAATTTAAACCAGGGCAACCGGTATCGGTATTTCTACCATGA
- the gorA gene encoding glutathione-disulfide reductase, whose product MKFDLLVLGGGSGGIASAVRAARHGAKVAVIEENHLGGTCVNLGCVPKKVMFNASMVADTLRKSPDYGFHPVNIKLDWQTLVSKRNAYIERLRENYAKRFNEYNMTYLHGKGVFVDANTVDVCGKTYQADHIIIATGGQPLLPNDLEGVEYAIDSDGFFSLASRPNKVAVIGSGYIGVELAGLLHSLGAETHLLIRGERPLTRFDAMLGDTLIEIMKQQGIKIHVNHNAQRIIMQEDGRKAIKCHSGSMISDLDTVIAAVGRSPRTFGLNLEALGMDRDNRGLINVDCYQNTSIPGIYAIGDVTAAPALTPVAIAAGRRLSDRLFGGQKKAHLNYENICSVIFSHPPVGSVGLSEEEAIAKFGKEDIRIYQTRFNPMYDALSEVKTPTAMKLVTQGKNEKIIGLHMIGYGVDEMLQGFGVAVKMGATKRDFDDTVAIHPTSAEELVTMV is encoded by the coding sequence ATGAAATTTGATCTACTGGTTTTAGGTGGGGGAAGCGGTGGTATTGCCAGTGCAGTACGTGCTGCTCGCCACGGCGCTAAAGTGGCGGTAATTGAAGAAAATCATCTCGGCGGTACCTGCGTCAATCTCGGCTGTGTTCCCAAAAAAGTCATGTTCAATGCCTCAATGGTGGCAGACACATTAAGAAAATCACCTGACTATGGCTTCCATCCTGTCAATATAAAATTGGATTGGCAAACACTAGTCAGTAAACGCAATGCTTACATTGAGAGATTGCGAGAAAATTACGCCAAACGCTTCAACGAATATAACATGACCTATTTACACGGCAAAGGGGTATTCGTTGACGCTAACACCGTTGATGTTTGCGGAAAAACCTATCAGGCAGATCATATTATAATCGCTACTGGGGGCCAACCCTTGCTTCCCAATGACTTGGAAGGAGTTGAATATGCTATCGATTCAGATGGTTTCTTTTCGCTTGCCTCCAGACCAAATAAAGTAGCTGTGATTGGGAGTGGTTATATTGGTGTGGAATTGGCAGGTTTGCTGCACAGCCTTGGCGCGGAAACCCATTTACTTATTCGCGGGGAGCGCCCTCTGACTCGATTTGATGCGATGTTAGGAGATACCCTAATAGAAATTATGAAACAACAAGGCATCAAGATTCATGTCAACCATAATGCCCAACGTATTATCATGCAAGAAGATGGGCGCAAAGCGATTAAATGCCATAGCGGCTCTATGATTTCTGATCTGGATACAGTGATTGCTGCTGTTGGCAGGTCTCCACGTACCTTCGGTTTAAATCTGGAAGCTCTTGGTATGGATAGAGATAACCGTGGTCTTATCAACGTTGATTGCTATCAAAATACGTCGATACCCGGTATTTATGCCATTGGCGATGTCACTGCCGCGCCAGCCTTGACACCTGTTGCTATCGCCGCTGGCCGTCGACTCTCCGATCGTCTCTTCGGTGGACAGAAAAAAGCACATCTCAATTATGAGAATATTTGCTCAGTAATTTTTAGCCATCCGCCAGTTGGCAGCGTTGGATTGAGTGAAGAAGAAGCCATAGCCAAATTTGGTAAAGAAGATATTAGAATTTATCAAACTCGCTTTAATCCCATGTATGACGCGTTAAGTGAAGTAAAAACCCCAACAGCGATGAAATTGGTTACTCAGGGAAAAAATGAAAAAATTATCGGTCTTCATATGATTGGTTATGGCGTTGATGAAATGCTGCAAGGATTTGGCGTTGCTGTTAAAATGGGCGCAACCAAACGCGATTTTGACGATACTGTCGCCATCCATCCGACTAGCGCCGAAGAATTGGTAACCATGGTATAA
- a CDS encoding gamma carbonic anhydrase family protein: MTIRSYENKSPLVGEKVYIDPQAAVIGDVTLANDVSVWPMAVIRGDVNYIRIGEACNIQDGAVLHVSHDGPFTPGGQPLILGKGITIGHKAVLHACTIDDYCLIGMGVLILDKVHIEHHVMVAAGSLVPPGKRLQSGYLYLGNPARAVRLLTNEELTNLEYSAEHYVRIKNNYLYPPQ, encoded by the coding sequence ATGACTATTCGTTCTTATGAAAATAAGTCACCTCTTGTTGGTGAAAAGGTCTATATTGACCCTCAAGCTGCTGTTATTGGCGATGTAACACTTGCTAATGATGTGTCAGTATGGCCTATGGCTGTTATTCGAGGCGACGTGAATTACATCCGGATCGGTGAAGCTTGCAATATTCAGGATGGTGCCGTTTTACATGTATCCCATGATGGTCCGTTCACCCCAGGCGGCCAACCACTCATTCTTGGCAAAGGTATAACTATTGGCCATAAAGCTGTGTTACATGCTTGTACGATAGACGATTATTGTCTGATAGGGATGGGTGTGTTGATTCTGGATAAAGTTCATATTGAACACCATGTTATGGTTGCTGCAGGCAGCCTTGTTCCCCCAGGGAAACGTCTTCAAAGCGGTTATTTATATCTGGGTAATCCGGCTCGCGCAGTGAGGCTTTTAACGAACGAAGAATTAACTAACTTAGAATATTCTGCTGAACACTATGTTAGAATAAAAAATAACTATTTGTACCCACCGCAGTAG
- a CDS encoding cation:dicarboxylate symporter family transporter: MHLDFKKFKLPLILLAIFLVPLLFGQYIPVQIKSISYAFSLSMKAVLEFFMPFIIFSFVFSCLGNLQKGAVFFVFLLIICVFASNFTALMFGYTSGYIGLSLFHFNAASIDSMPQLVPAWQFHLTKLISNDIALLIGFFTGIFFSLRPNPIAKKIGTNLNKAANGFLKKLFIPLLPFFILGFLFKLEYEQVLQTSLKLYGPILVLIIATQWLYLTFWYLTASNFSLKKFFFYLKNVLPASLTGLSTISSAASMPVLLVSTEKNLNDAEKAKMLVPAIINIHTIGSAIGVPILALATILTFGLPLPSVHTFIIFAFYTALAKYAVAAVPGGVIIVVTPLLEAHLGFSSDMVGLITAIYLICDPFGTTANVTGNGVFPIMFTKLHERLKDMRLPNLIGARKTTFAND; encoded by the coding sequence ATGCATCTAGATTTTAAAAAATTTAAACTGCCACTCATCCTTTTGGCTATATTTTTAGTTCCACTGCTTTTTGGTCAATACATACCCGTTCAAATTAAGTCTATCAGTTATGCATTTAGCCTGAGCATGAAGGCCGTACTTGAATTTTTCATGCCGTTTATTATTTTTAGTTTTGTCTTTTCATGCCTGGGAAATTTACAAAAAGGCGCCGTATTTTTCGTATTTTTACTTATCATTTGCGTTTTTGCGTCTAATTTTACAGCGTTAATGTTTGGTTATACTTCTGGCTACATTGGGCTGAGTCTCTTTCATTTCAATGCCGCCAGCATCGATTCAATGCCCCAGTTAGTACCAGCCTGGCAATTTCACTTAACAAAGCTTATTTCTAATGATATTGCGTTATTAATTGGCTTTTTTACAGGTATCTTCTTTTCTTTACGTCCTAATCCAATAGCAAAAAAAATAGGCACCAATTTAAATAAAGCAGCCAATGGTTTCCTAAAAAAACTGTTTATTCCTTTGCTACCCTTTTTTATCCTAGGTTTTTTGTTCAAGCTTGAATATGAACAGGTTTTACAAACATCGTTGAAATTATACGGCCCAATTTTAGTATTAATTATTGCCACTCAATGGCTATATCTTACCTTCTGGTACCTCACAGCGAGTAATTTTTCACTTAAAAAATTCTTTTTCTACTTAAAAAATGTATTGCCAGCTAGTTTAACTGGTTTAAGTACTATTTCGAGCGCCGCTTCAATGCCAGTACTACTCGTCTCAACCGAAAAAAATCTTAATGATGCTGAAAAGGCAAAGATGCTCGTTCCAGCTATTATTAACATTCATACTATCGGTAGTGCTATTGGTGTTCCTATTTTGGCGCTAGCAACTATCTTAACCTTTGGTCTGCCACTGCCATCCGTGCATACCTTTATTATTTTTGCCTTCTACACAGCGTTGGCGAAATATGCTGTTGCAGCAGTTCCCGGCGGAGTCATTATCGTCGTTACTCCTCTTTTGGAAGCCCATCTTGGTTTTTCCAGTGACATGGTTGGTTTAATTACTGCAATTTATTTGATCTGTGATCCTTTTGGTACAACAGCAAATGTCACCGGCAATGGCGTGTTCCCCATTATGTTTACTAAATTGCATGAGCGTCTCAAAGATATGCGATTGCCGAATCTTATCGGAGCGAGAAAAACGACTTTCGCTAATGATTAA